From bacterium:
GGCGGCCGGGTGGGCGATCGCGCCGCACGACGGCCGAGACGCCGCGGCCCTCCTGGAAACGGCCGAAGCCGCCGCGTACGAACAGAAGCTTCAGGCGCACCTATCCGGACCGTCGCTGCAGATGGAGCTCACCGCCGCGCTCTGGAACCTGCCGGACGGGGCGCAGCAGCTGGTCCGCCTTCTCCACGCCGAAGGGATCGAACTCGAAGAGCACCTGAACCGGGTCGGTCAGTGGAGCCTGGACCTCGGGAGGGTCGCCGGGCTCGACCCGGAGCGCCAGCAGACGCTGGCGCAGGCGGCGGTGGTGCACGACGTCGGGAAGCTCGTGCTCCCCCGCTCGCTCCTCCGCAAGCCCGGCCCGCTCTCCCCTGAGGAGCAGGCGATGCTGGTCAAGCACGTGACCAGCGGCGTGGCGCTGCTGCGGGCGGTGGCCGTCGACGAAGGGGTGATCGCGATCGTCGCGGCGCACCACGAGCGCTGGGACGGCGGCGGGTATCCCGACGGGCTGGCCGGGGACCGGATCCCGCTCGAAGCCCGGATCCTCGCCATCGCGGACGGGTGCGACGCCATGACCGCCCGCCGCCCGTACCGCAAGGCGTGGACGACGGACGAGGCCATCGCCGATCTCCAGCTCGAGGGGGGCCGGCAGTTCGACCCCGAGCTGGTCAACCTGATCATCCCCGTCCTCGGGGCGGCGGGGTAAAAGGAGGAGAAGGATCGCACGCCCGCGCGTGCGGTCGGGGGAAATCTCACGCTGAATCGGAGGGTGTCTATGCTGCGGTCTGTCGCCACCACCGTCACATCCGTCCTCGTCGCCGTCGCCCTCGCCGCCGTCCCCGCGCGCGCGCAGCGCGCCGGTCAGAGCTGGAGGCCCCTCCTCCCCGGACTCAAGGCGGAGCTGGCCGCCAAGCACGATCCCGAGGTGGCGCTGCGGCTGGCCATGGTCTACGCGCACGAAGGCATGCTGATCGACTGGTGGCACACGCTCAAGCAGATCGACCAAATGATCGGCGGGGACGCCCACCGGGAAGGGATCGCCCGGCGGGTGTTGCCCAAGGCTACCGCTCAGGTCCAGCGGGATCCCGGCGACCTCCTCGCCCGGTACGAGCTGGCGTTTGCGTCGTGGTTCGCCGAGAGCGACCGGCACACCGCCCTCCGCCAGTTTCTGGAGATCACCCGGCAGGAACCGCGCAACGCCATGAATCACGGCTACCTGGGTTACCTCTACGCCGACCGCGAGGACGCCAAGGACACGGTGGCGCAGTGGGAGGAAGGGGTGCGGCTCGATCCCAACAACAACGCGATGCACTACCTGCTGGGGCTGGCCTACAGCCACGTCGGCCGGTCGCGCGACGCGGCGGTCCAGTTCGCGATGGCGTACCGCGACCGCACCGTCTACAACTACGTCACCCGCGGGGAGCTGCCGTAACAACGGGAAGTGAGGTCTAGCCGACTCTCCGCCGCGCCGCCCACCGCACCACGATCAGCACCGCTGCGCCCGCCACGGCCATCCCGGTCCACGACACGCCGAAGATCAGGATGACCGCCACCCCGAAGTCGGGCGGCAGGGCCACCCCGTGGAGCATCCCGATCGCCCGGTCCACCCCGATCCGGGCCCAGACCGTCGACGCCGCGGCGAGCATCGGGAGGATCACACCGCGCCCGCTGGCCCAGGCCGCCGCCGCCCCCGCAATCCACGGCGATGCCAGGCTGAGCCATCCCGCGGCGGGGAGCTGCGCGGCCAGCAGGTCGAGCCCGTCGAAGAGCGCGGCGCCCACACAGACGGCGCCGATCCACCGCAGCCCCGCTGGCATCTGCCCGACCGGATCCGGGGAGCGACGCCGGGCGGGGGTTCGGCCCCCCGCCCGTTCACCCACCCAGACCGCCGGACGACGCACTAGTGAGCGGAGGAATCCCCGGCATCCCCGGAATCGATGTAGGTGAGGTGGGTCGCCCCCTCGGCGACGAATCGCCGCGCGCGGTAGAACACCGTCACCCGGTCGGCCCACAGCGTCCCCTGCCGCCGCTTGACGATCACGCTCCCGGTGATGACGGCGATGCCCTGCCGGAGGTCGATCGTGGCGCCGGCCCCGCGCAGCTTCGCGTCGTAGACGTCCGCGTCGATGGGCCCCCGGATCACCGCCCGATCGGTCGCGCGGAACAGGTCCATCCGGCTGCCCAGCATGCGCCCGTCGCGGTTCTGGATCGTCGCCCGGGCGGATCCGCCGCCGAAGATCACCGCGTGCTGCGCGCGCTCATCGTAGGTGACCCGCGAGCCCGTGGCGATCAGATCGGGTTGGGAGAACAGCGTGACGTTCCCGTCGGCCGCGAGCGCGCCGGTGTCGCGGTCGGCGGCGATGCGGTCCGCCAGCAGCGCGTAGGATCGGCTTTCCACCGAGGCGTGGCCGGCCAGCAGGGCCCGGGCCACCCGCTGCTCGTGCACCACAAACAGGGTCACCGTGTCCGCGACCGCCTTGACCGTCGGATCCGCCACCGACACGTGCCCGGTGAAGACCGCCACGCCCGTGGGCCGGTACAGCCGCAGGGCGTCGCTGGTCGCGCGCAGCGAGCCGTAGGTGACCGCCACGTGCCCCGTGGCGATCAGGGTGCTGCCGCGGGCATCGACCGATACCTGGTCGGCGGCGAACGTCGCCGATCCGGCGGAAAACTTCGCGGCGGCCGACGCGGACGGCCCGCCCGGTCCGGGGAACCCGGCGAGGCCGACGGCGACCAGGGCCGCGGCCAGCCGGAGGCGGCGCGGCATCGCTAGCGCCCGGCGCGAGATGCGGCGTTCCGGCAGGAGGCGCAGTACCCGTAGAACTCGATGCGGTGGCCGACCACGACGAACATCCCGTCGGTCAGCTTTGACTGCTCCTGTTCCAGGGTCTTGGTGACCCGGCCGCGTGGGATGTCCACCACCGCGCCGCATCTGAGACAGGTGCCGTGATAGTGCGGGTGCACGTTCGGGCAGAACACGCTCCGCCCGTCGCCGTAGGTCAGGCGTCGGACCATGCCCAGCCGGCCGAACAGATCGAGGGTCCGGTAGGTGGTGGCCAGGTTCACGGTGGGGCAGACCGTGCGGGCGCGGCGGCAGATCTCCTCGGCGGTGACGTTCTCGCGGCCGGCGTTGAGCATGCTCCCCAGGATCGCCCGCCGCTGCGGGGTGGCGCGGTAGCCCTCGCGCGCCAGCACGGTGAGGCGTTCGTCGAGGGTGGCCGGCTCGGTCCGTTGAGCCGCCACCCCTGCGTCGGCCCGGTACGAGGTCGTCGGCACGGCGGTGCGCCTAGAAGAACTCTTGGCGGAGAGCGTCCGCCTGCGTCGCGGTGAGCGGCGCGAGCTCGCGCTTGGCGACCGGCCCGATCCGCAGCTCCGAGACCTGGTCCTCGTAGGTCGGCTCGCCCTGAACCTGGTACAGGATCCCGATGGGGATCTTCTCCCCCCACTCCTGCGCCTTGCGCCAGGCGGTCTCCCGATCCGCGGGATTGTGCCCGGCCTCCTCCAGCTTGTAGACGCGCTCCCGGTAGTAGTCGTAGGTGTTGATCTTGTTATAGATCACGCACGGCTGCAGCACGTCCACCAACGCGTAGCCCCTGTGCTGGATCGCCGCCATGATCAGCTTGGCCAGGTGCTTCGGATCTCCGGAGAACCCGCGCGCCACGAACGTCGCGCCGCCATTGATCGCCGTCGCCAGCGGGTTGAACGCGATCTCGATGCTCCCCTCCGGCGTGGTGCTGGTGACGAACCCGCGCTCACTCGTCGGCGCGTACTGCCCCTTGGTCAGGCCGTAGACCATGTTGTTCTCGGCGATGTGGACGATGTCGGAGTTCCGCCGCATGATGTTCATGAAGTGGTTCCCGCCGATGCCGTACCCGTCCCCGTCCCCGGTGATGCAGATCACGTGCAGGTCGTGGTTGGCGAGCTTCGTCCCCTGCGCCACCGGCAGCGACCGCCCGTGGATGGTGGTGAACGAGTTCGCGTTCATGTAGTCGGGGAGCTTGCTGCCGCACCCGATCCCCGAGAAGAACATCACCTCGTGCGGGTGGATCTCCAACTGCGCGAGCGCGCTCTTCACGGCGTTCAGGATGCCGTAGTCCCCGCACCCCGGACACCAGGTGACCTTGATTTGGTTGTTAAACGTCTTCTGATCAAGCATGGACCTTGGCCTCCTCCAGCTTCTCGATGATGTATTCCGCGCTGATCGGCCGGCCGTCCCAGCGCAGGATCATCCGATCCGCGCGCCGGCCGGTCATCGCCCGCACCAGGTGCGCGAACTGGCCGCTCTGGTTGCCCTCCACCGCCACCAGTTCGCGGGCCGCCTCGATCAGCGGCGCCGCCTTCGCCTCCGGGAACGGCCAGATGTCGACGAAGTGCAGGAGGTTGGCCCGGGTCCCCCGGGCGTTGAGCATATCGACGGCCTCCCGCATCGCGCCGTACGTGCTCCCCCAGCCCATCAGGGTGACCGCCGCCCCTTCCGGCCCGTAGAGGGTCGGCTCGTGGAGGTCCTCCACGATGTGCTGGAATTTCCGCCACCGCTTCCCGGCCATCTTCAGCCGGTTCGCCTGGTTCTCGTCCTCGAAGTGCCCGTACTCGTCGTGCTCGTCGCTGCAGGCCTGCTGCACCGCCTTCGGATGCCCGGGGATCGCCCGAGGGGAGATGCCGCTCGGGGTGTCGCGGTACCGCAGGTACGGTCCGGTGAGCCCATCCAGCTGTGCCGGCGTCAGCATGTCCCCGCGGTCGATCTGCACGCGCTCGATCGGGAACTCCGACGGCAGCAGCGTGCGCATCATCGTGGTGAGGTAGAACTCGGTCATGACGATCACCGGGCACTGCCACTTCTCCGCCAGGTTGAACGCCCGCACGGTGGTGTGGAAGCACGCTTCCTGGGTGCCCGGGGCCAGCACGATCCGCGGGAACTCCCCCTGGCTGGCGAACAGCGCGAAGAGCAGGTCGCCCTGCTCGGTCTTGGTCGGCATTCCGGTGGAGGGGCCGGGCCGCTGGGCTTCCACGATCACCACGGGCACCTCGGCCATCCCGGCCAGCCCGAGGGCCTCCACCATCAGCGAGAAGCCGCCGCCGCTTGTGGCCGTCATCGCCCGCGCCCCGGCGTTGCCCGCGCCGATCGCGAACAGGATCGCCGCGATCTCGTCCTCGGTCTGCTTGACGACGATGTCGAACTTCCTCTGGTGCCCCGCGATGTACTCAAGAATCGAGCTCGCGGGGGTCATCGGATACCCGGACATGAACCGGCACCCGGCGGCGATCGCCCCCACGCCGATCGCCTGGTTCCCGTTGATCAGCAGCCGGCGGCCCCGCTCCTTGAGCGGGGAGGCCTTCCATTCGAAGGAGGTCGAATACTTGTCGCGCCCGACCTTGTACCCTTCCTCGGCCACCTTGAGGTTGCCCTCGACGACCGCGTCGCCCTTGCGTTTGAAGTTCTGGCGGATGACGTCGGCCACAAACTCAAACGGGTACTCGACGATGCCCGCGAGCGCCCCCAGGCCACAGGTGTTGGCCATGATTTTGTTGCCGCCGATCTCCTGCGCGAGCTTCGTCAGCGGCAGGCCGTAGAGCTGCACCCCCCGCCGCGTCAACACGTCGTGATCGAACTTGAGCGCGTCGTCGAACACGAGCGCGCCGCCCTGAACGATGTGCGCGCCGTAGTCCGTCACCGCCTCCGGGCTGAACGCCAGCAGCAGGTGCACGCCTTCGGTGTGGGCCCACAGGGGATGATCGGCGAGCCGGATCTGGAAGAAGTTGAGCCCGCCCCGGATCCGGGACATGTACTCGGTGTAGGTGTGGAGCCAGAGGCCGCCGTGGCTCAGCGCCTGCGCGAACCCGGCCCCGCCGGACTCCACGCCCTGACCCGCCTCGCCCGCCAGCCTGATCGTCATGTTGTTGATCCGCTTACTCACGCTGTCTCACCCCCGATGAAGGCTGGGCCTCCCGCTCAGGTGCTGCGCGCCTTCGTGAGGCGCCCCCTTGCGATCACCCGACTCACCCACTCCCTCCGAACACACATTCCATGCGGCTGCCGCCCCACCCTCCGGGCAGGCAGCCGCCCCGGCTACTCTCGTCGCGCCGGACCCCGTCCCTCGGGCGCCGGGGAACCCGGCCCCTCCCCTTGGGATTCCTCCCACAGCGTGTCCAGCCGCCGGTACTTCTCCGGGAACTCTCCGGTGTAGCGCAGCCACGCCGGGATCGGGTACCGCACGCCGCCCTGGTGCGTCCCCCGGAGGCCGACCACGAGATCCTCCGCCCCCGCCCACGGAACCGCAAAGGCCATCTCGTGGTCCTCGGTCTGCCCGTAGATGCGATCCCCGTAGCACGGCAGGATCACCTGCGGCTGCCCGGCGCGCATCGTCTCGATCACCGCGTCGGCGCAGTCCAGCCGCGCGGAGAAGCTGCTGTGGATCCGGCCGCCCCCCCGGTACAGCGCCGCCGCCACCAACCGCATCACCTGCGCGGCGTTGCCGTACATCAGCACGACATGCGGCTCGAACGCCGACCGGCCGAGGGGAGCGACGATGATCCGCTCGTACGTCCCGAAATCGAACTTCGGGACCTCCGCCTCGGTGCGCTTCCCGGCCTCCGCCGTCTCCGTGTACATGCCGCAGGCCAGGTTCCCCTCGGCGTAGTACGGGAGCACCTCCTCGAACCCGAACGCGGTTTTGGCCAGCGGGCAGCTGAGATCGTCCCGGCCCACCGCGAGCGCCCACCCGTACCGCCGGGCGATCGAAAACGTCTGACAGATGGCCACCTTGATGCCCATGTCTTGGGCGGGACGCCGGACCTTGTCGGGCAGCGGCTCGCCCGGCTTCGCCATCCGGATGCCGAGGGGAAACGTCTGCGGGCGGACGAATTTCTCGATCTCTTCGTTCAGCGCAGCCGGCGTCATCGCGCCCACGGTATCCATCACCCGGTCACGCCCGCGCCTTCAGCAGCGCGTCCGCGATCGCGTAGAAGACGAGCGCGGAAGGAGCCTCGGGATGCGTCAGGGTCACCGGCTGCCCGGTGTCGCCGCCCTCGCGGATGGCCGGATCGAGGGGGATCTGCCCCAGCAGCGGTGCGCCGATCATCTCCGCCAGCCTGGCGCCCCCGCCCTGGCCGAAGATGTAGGAGGGCTCGGCCCCGGGGGTGGCGAGGTAGTAGGACATGTTCTCGATGATCCCGATGACCGGCATGTTCACCTTCTCCGCCATCCGTCCGGCGCGGAAGGCCACCGTCGCCGCCGCGGCCTGGGGGGTCGTCACGATCAGCATCTCCGCCCTGGGCAGCGTCTGCGCGATCGTCAGCGACACGTCGCCGGTGCCGGGGGGGAGATCGATGAGCAGGTCCTGGACGTCTCCCCAGTAGACCTCACCGAGAAAGGTGGTGACGGCTTTGTGCAGCATCGGCCCGCGCCAGACGACGGCCTCGGTCTCGTCCACCATGAACCCCATGGAGATGGCGCGGACGCCCGCGCGCTCGAGCGGGATGATCATCTGGTCGATGGTCGTCGGCCGACCCTTGATCCCCAGCATCTGGGGAATGCTGAACCCGTAGACGTCGGCGTCGGCGATCCCGACCCGCCGTCCCCGCGCCGCCAGCGCCACGGCGAGGTTGGTGGTCACCGTGGATTTCCCGACGCCGCCCTTCCCGCTGGCGATGACGAGCACCCGCGTGGTGGATGTCGGCGAAAGCAGCGGGGCCTGCCGCTGCGGCCCGGGGCGGAGTTGGCCGATGAGCGCCTGGCGCTGCTCCTGCGTCATCACCCCGAGCTGCACGTCCACCTGGTCCACGCCCGGGAGTTCCTGAACCTTGGTCTTGATGGAGTCGATGATCGTCTCGCGCAGCGGGCAACCGCTGATCGTCAGCAGGGCCTCGACCCGCACCGCCCCATCGCGGATCGCCACCTCTTTCACCATGTTGAGCTCGACGATGCTCCGGTGGAGCTCCGGGTCCATTACCCCCCGCAGCGCCTCGATCACCTGGTCTTTCGTCACGCCAACCCTACGGGCAAACACGATGCCTCCTGGGAGTCCAGCCGGGTGCGTTCGAGGTGGTTAGCCGGACGCGCGGGTGCTGAGAGTAATTATCACTTTCATCATGAGCGTAGCACCCGTCGCGGAACGCTGTCAAGGAAACGGGCGCGAGGGCGATCGGTCGCTACTGCG
This genomic window contains:
- a CDS encoding LptA/OstA family protein, encoding MPRRLRLAAALVAVGLAGFPGPGGPSASAAAKFSAGSATFAADQVSVDARGSTLIATGHVAVTYGSLRATSDALRLYRPTGVAVFTGHVSVADPTVKAVADTVTLFVVHEQRVARALLAGHASVESRSYALLADRIAADRDTGALAADGNVTLFSQPDLIATGSRVTYDERAQHAVIFGGGSARATIQNRDGRMLGSRMDLFRATDRAVIRGPIDADVYDAKLRGAGATIDLRQGIAVITGSVIVKRRQGTLWADRVTVFYRARRFVAEGATHLTYIDSGDAGDSSAH
- a CDS encoding DUF169 domain-containing protein, whose protein sequence is MDTVGAMTPAALNEEIEKFVRPQTFPLGIRMAKPGEPLPDKVRRPAQDMGIKVAICQTFSIARRYGWALAVGRDDLSCPLAKTAFGFEEVLPYYAEGNLACGMYTETAEAGKRTEAEVPKFDFGTYERIIVAPLGRSAFEPHVVLMYGNAAQVMRLVAAALYRGGGRIHSSFSARLDCADAVIETMRAGQPQVILPCYGDRIYGQTEDHEMAFAVPWAGAEDLVVGLRGTHQGGVRYPIPAWLRYTGEFPEKYRRLDTLWEESQGEGPGSPAPEGRGPARRE
- a CDS encoding Fur family transcriptional regulator, with the protein product MPTTSYRADAGVAAQRTEPATLDERLTVLAREGYRATPQRRAILGSMLNAGRENVTAEEICRRARTVCPTVNLATTYRTLDLFGRLGMVRRLTYGDGRSVFCPNVHPHYHGTCLRCGAVVDIPRGRVTKTLEQEQSKLTDGMFVVVGHRIEFYGYCASCRNAASRAGR
- a CDS encoding 2-oxoacid:acceptor oxidoreductase subunit alpha, which gives rise to MSKRINNMTIRLAGEAGQGVESGGAGFAQALSHGGLWLHTYTEYMSRIRGGLNFFQIRLADHPLWAHTEGVHLLLAFSPEAVTDYGAHIVQGGALVFDDALKFDHDVLTRRGVQLYGLPLTKLAQEIGGNKIMANTCGLGALAGIVEYPFEFVADVIRQNFKRKGDAVVEGNLKVAEEGYKVGRDKYSTSFEWKASPLKERGRRLLINGNQAIGVGAIAAGCRFMSGYPMTPASSILEYIAGHQRKFDIVVKQTEDEIAAILFAIGAGNAGARAMTATSGGGFSLMVEALGLAGMAEVPVVIVEAQRPGPSTGMPTKTEQGDLLFALFASQGEFPRIVLAPGTQEACFHTTVRAFNLAEKWQCPVIVMTEFYLTTMMRTLLPSEFPIERVQIDRGDMLTPAQLDGLTGPYLRYRDTPSGISPRAIPGHPKAVQQACSDEHDEYGHFEDENQANRLKMAGKRWRKFQHIVEDLHEPTLYGPEGAAVTLMGWGSTYGAMREAVDMLNARGTRANLLHFVDIWPFPEAKAAPLIEAARELVAVEGNQSGQFAHLVRAMTGRRADRMILRWDGRPISAEYIIEKLEEAKVHA
- a CDS encoding 2-oxoacid:ferredoxin oxidoreductase subunit beta is translated as MLDQKTFNNQIKVTWCPGCGDYGILNAVKSALAQLEIHPHEVMFFSGIGCGSKLPDYMNANSFTTIHGRSLPVAQGTKLANHDLHVICITGDGDGYGIGGNHFMNIMRRNSDIVHIAENNMVYGLTKGQYAPTSERGFVTSTTPEGSIEIAFNPLATAINGGATFVARGFSGDPKHLAKLIMAAIQHRGYALVDVLQPCVIYNKINTYDYYRERVYKLEEAGHNPADRETAWRKAQEWGEKIPIGILYQVQGEPTYEDQVSELRIGPVAKRELAPLTATQADALRQEFF
- a CDS encoding Mrp/NBP35 family ATP-binding protein — translated: MFARRVGVTKDQVIEALRGVMDPELHRSIVELNMVKEVAIRDGAVRVEALLTISGCPLRETIIDSIKTKVQELPGVDQVDVQLGVMTQEQRQALIGQLRPGPQRQAPLLSPTSTTRVLVIASGKGGVGKSTVTTNLAVALAARGRRVGIADADVYGFSIPQMLGIKGRPTTIDQMIIPLERAGVRAISMGFMVDETEAVVWRGPMLHKAVTTFLGEVYWGDVQDLLIDLPPGTGDVSLTIAQTLPRAEMLIVTTPQAAAATVAFRAGRMAEKVNMPVIGIIENMSYYLATPGAEPSYIFGQGGGARLAEMIGAPLLGQIPLDPAIREGGDTGQPVTLTHPEAPSALVFYAIADALLKARA